The segment taactgaagcagaagaacggatgagtgaccaggaagacagaatggtggaattctgTCTAAtggggaagagaataaagaaaaaagaaagaaaagaaatgaagacaggctaagagacctctgggacaacattaaacacaacaactttcacattatagggatcccagaaggagaagagagagagaaaaaccagagaaaatattcaaaaacttccctaacacaggaaaggagatagccacccaaatccaggaagcacagcaagttccatacaggataaacccaaggagaaacacaccaagacacatagtaatcaaattggcaaaaactaaagacaaagaaaaattattgaaagcagcaagggaaaaggacaaataacatacaagggaactcccataaggttaacagctgatttctcaacagaaattctacaagtcagaagggagtggcatgatatacttaaagtgacaaaagggaagaaactacaaccaagattactctacccagcaaggatctcattcagattcaatggagaaatcaaaagctttacagacaggcaaaagctaagagaattcagcaccaccaaaccagctctacaacaaatgctaaaggaacttctctaagtgggaaacacaagagaagaaaaggacctacaaaaacaaacccaaaataattaagaaaatggtcataggaacatacatattgaaaattaccttaaacatgaatggattaaatgctccaaccaaaagacacaggcttgttgaatgggtacaaaaacaagaccaatatatatgctgtctacaagagacccacctcagacctagggacacacaaagcctgaaagtgagaggatagaaaaagatattccatgcaaatggatatcaaaagaaagctggagttgcaatactcatatcagataaaatagactttaaaataaagaatgttacaagagacaaggaaggacactacataatgatcaagggatcaatccatgaagaagatataacaattataaatgtatatgcacccaacataggagcacctcagtacataagggaACTGCTAatatctataaaagaggaaatagacagtaacacaataatagtgggggactttaacacctcacttacaccaatggccagatcatccaaaatgaaaataaataaggaaacagaaactttaaatgatataataaaccacatagatttaattgatatttataggacattccatccaaaaacagcagattacactttcttctcaagtgcacatggaatattccccaggatagatcatatcctgggtcacaaatcaagcttcagtaaatttaagaaaattgaaatcatatcaagtatcttttctgaccacaacactatgagttgaaaaaatgaattacagggaaaaaaacgtgaaaaacaccaacacatggaggctaaacaatatgttactaaatgaccaagagatcactgaagaaatcaaagaggaaatcaaaaaatacatagagaaaaatgacaatgaaaacatgatgatccaaaacctatgggatgcagcaaaagcagttctaagagggaagtttatagttatacaagcttacctcaagaaacaagaaaaatctcaaataaacaatctaaccttacacctaaaggaacaagagaaagaagaacaaacaaaacgcaaagaaattggcaaaggattaatctccaaaatttacaagcagctcatgaggctcaataacaaaaaaataaacaacccaatccaaaaatgggcagaagaccttaatagacatttctccaaagaagatatacagattggcaacaaacacatgaaagaatgctcaacatcattaatcattagagaaatgcaaatcaaaactacactgagatattatctcacaccggtcagaatggccatcatcaaaaaatctagaaacaataaatgctggagagggtgtggagaaaagggaacactcttgcactgctggtgggaatgtaagttgatacagccattatggagaacagtatggaggttcctttaaaaactacaaatagggcttccctggtggcgcagtggttgagagtccgcctgccgatgcaggagacgcgggttcgtgccctggtccgggaggatcccacatgccgcggagcacctgggcccgtgagccatggccgctaggcctgcgcgtccggagcctgtgctccgcggtgggagaggccacggcagtgagaggcccgcataccaaaaaaaaaaaaaaaaaaaaaaaaaaaaaaaaaaaaaaaaaaaaaaactacaaatagaactaccatacgaccctgcaatcccactactgggcatataccctgagaaaaccataattcaaaaagagtcatgtaccaaaattttcattgcagctctatttacaatagccaggagatggaagcaacctaagtgtccatcgacagatgaatggataaagaagatgtggcacatatatacaatggaatattactcagccataaaagaaacaaaattgagttatttgtagcgaggtagatggacctagagtctgtcatacagagtgaagtaagtcagaaagagaaagactaataccatatgctaacacatatatatggaatctaaggaagaaaaaaaatgtcatgaagaacctagggataagatgggaataaagacacagacctactagagagtggacttgaggatatggggagggggaagggtaagctgtggcaaagtgagagagtggcatggacatatatacactaccaaatgtaaaatacatagctagtgggaggcagccacatagcacagggagatcagcttggtgctttgtgaccacctagaggggtgggatagggagggtgggagggagggagatgcaagagggcagagatataggaacatatgtatatgtataactgattcacttttttataaagcagaaactaacacagcattttaaagcaattatactccaataaagatgttaaaattaaaaaaacacaaagttagcagaaggaaataaatcatcaagatcagagcagaaataaatgaaatagaaacaaataaaacaatagcaaagatcaataaaataaaagctggttctttgagaagataaacaagattgataaaccattagccagactcatcaggaacaagagggagaggactcaaatcaataaaattagaaatgaaaaaggagaagttacaacaggcaccacagaaacacagagcatcctaagagactactacaagcaactctatgccaataaaatggacaacctggaagaaatggacaaactcttagaaaggtataaccttccaagactgaaccaggaagaaataggaaatatgaacagaccaatcacaagtaatgaaattgaaactgtgattaaaaatcttccaacaaacgaaagtccaggaccaaatggcttcacaggtgaattctatcaaacatttagagaagagctaacacccatctttctcaaactcttccaaaaaattgcagaggaaggaacactcccaaactcattctctgaggccaccataaccctgataccaaaaccagacaaagatactacaaaaaaagaaaattacagaccagtatcactgatgaatatacatgtaaaaatcctcaacaaaatactagcaaacagaatccaaaaaaaatattaaaaggatcatacaccgtgatcaagtgggatttatcccagggatgcaaggattcttcaatatatgcaaatcaatcagtgtgatacaccatattaacaaatttaagaataaaaaccatatgatcatctcaacagatgcagaaaaagcttttgacaaattcaacacccatttatgataaaaactctccacaaagtgggcatagagggaactacctcaacataataaaggccatatacaacaaacccacggcaaacatcattctcaatggtgaaaaactgaaagcattttctctaagatcaggaacaagacaaggatgtccactctcaccactattattcaacatagttttggaaatcctagctacagcaatcagagagaaaaagaaataaaatgaatacaaattggaaaagaagtaaaattgtcactgtttgcagatgacatgatactatacatagagaatcctaaagatgtcaccagaaaactactagagctaatcaatgaatttggtgaagctgaaggatacaaaattaatgcacagaattctctgcattcctatacattaatgatgaaaaatctgaaagtgaaattaaggaaacacccccatttaccattgcaacacacagaataaaatacctagaaataaacctacctagggagacgaaatacctgtatgcagaaaactatgacactgatgaaagaaattaaagatgataccaacagatggagagatatgccatgttcttggattggaagaatcaatattgtgaaaatgactatactacccaaagcaatctacagattcattgcaatccctatcaaattaccaaaggcattttttatagaagtagaacaaaaaaccttaaaatttgtatggagacacaaaagacaccaaataacaaaaacagtcttgagggaaaaaaacggagctggaggaatcagactccctgacttcagactatactacaaagctacagtaatcaagataatatggtactggcacaaaaacaggaacataaatcaatggaacaagatagaaagcccagagataaacccacgcacctatggtcaactaatctattacaaaggaggtgacgacatacaatggagaaaagacagtctcttcaataagtggtgctgggaaaactggacagctacatgtaaaagaatgaaattagaacactaccctaacaccatatacaaaaataaactcaaatggattcgAGATGTAAGTGTAAGAACCAGAcacaataaaactcctagaggaaaacataggaagaacactctttgacataaatcagagcaagatcttttttgatccacctcctagagtaatggaaataaaaacaaaaataaacaaatgggacctaatgaaacttcaaagcttttgcacaacaaaggacactacaaacaagacaaaaagacaaccctcagaataggagaaaatattttcaaatgaatcaatggacaaaggattaatctccaaaatatataaacagctcacgcagctcaatattaaagaaacaaacaacccaatccaaaaatgggcagaagaattaaatagacatttctccaaagacatatagatggccaagaagcacatgaaaagctgctcaacatcactaattattagaaaaatgcaaatcaaaactacaatgaggtatcacctcacaccagttagaatgagcatcatcggaaaatctacaaacaataaatgctggagagggtgtggaaaaaagggaaccctgttgcactgtgggtgggaatgtaaattgatacagccactatggagaacagtatgaaggttccttaaaaaagtaaaaatagaatgaccatatgacccagcaatcccactactgtgcatataccctgagaaaaccataattcaaaaacattcatgtaccacaatgttcattgcagctctatttacaatagcaaggacatgaaagcaacctaagtgtccatcaacggatgaatggataaagaagatgtggcacatatatacaatggaacattactcagccatacaaagaaacgaaattgagtcatttgttgagacgtggatggatctagagacatcatacagagtgaagtaagtcagaaagagaaaaacaaatatcataagttaacacatgtatgtggaacctagaaaaatggtacagatgaaccagtttgcagggcagaagttatgacacagatgtagagactaaacatggacaccaagtggggaaagccgcaggagggtggggatggtggtgtgctgaattgagCAATTGggaatgacatgtatacactgatgtgtataaaattgatgactaataagaacctgctgtataaaaaaatgaataaaattaaattaaaaattttaaaaaagaaaggtgaaTCAAAATAGATTTCATGTATAGAAAACATTGATGAGCATTCATTGAATCAGTTGAAATATAGAACTAAGAAAAAACAACTATTAAGAATAATTATTTCAGGAGAGAACTTAAGTGTTAAACCTTGACATTAAAAACgttgcattgggcttccctggtggtgcagtggttgagagtctgcctcccgatgcaggggacacaggttcgtgccctagtctgggaagatggccgcttagcctgcgcgtccggagcctgtgctccgcaacgggagaggccacaacagtgagaggcccgcgttccgcaaaaaaaaaaaaaaaaaaaaaaaaaaatccaggttgcatatttgaaagttaccaAGAGAGTAAAAACAGTTCTCATCCCCCCCCGAAAAAAAGTAACTATTTATGCTGACAGACGTTAACTAGagttattgtggtaatcatttcacaatgtatacaaatatcagatcatgttgtgcacctgaaactaatgttatatgtcaattatacctcaatttgtaaagtgacatggaagataaggGGCAAAGCAAAAAATGAAGAATGCTAATTTCTGCAGCTTTCATAGTAACAAATAAgcaatactgtattttatttaagtgTTAAAGACTGTTCTGGCCTCCtggtgttcctttttttaaaccataaaagaaatatttaaataataaaatactctgTGGTAGAAAATCTTATGACTATTTCAACAACTTTCAGTTTCactttaggtttctttttttttctaaggtCAAGCAAAATTAAATCTAAATATCTATCAAGTAGCTCCCGTAGTATGGTTTTCTTATTAAATTGTCTATATGTCAATtcttacatttatatgtatataaaggatCACTGGAAAGATGGTCACCATTTAATGTTAATAATGGTAATTTCTGGTTGGATGGGAGggatttttatttccttggtaCTATGCTTTTTTCTGCTTCACTTGAATTCTTCATAGTGATATATATCATCCACAAAATGTCATAATTAAGGCTATTATGAGGTTTAGAAATAAGCTAAATTTTTTAAGGGAATGATGTCTTAAAAAGTAGTTTTCAAACAAGCTCTTACTGACCTTATAAAATAGAACAGTAATGGCAGGTAATAAAGTAGAACCTGAATACTATGAGGATCACTCTTCCCTAAATGAAggtctacattttttttaatggctaatgataaacaagaacttttaaaactttcttgCAACAAACTCAACTAAGAAGGTATTAAAAACACAGCACGTTTATTTAAACTGTTACTCTTCATAATGCATTGAATCTTATCACCGGTTAATATCTTCATTCTATTACCTTATTGGGTACATTCATTAGTATTATATAAAGcttcatataaaattaaagaattaaaagtacAGCTAAGAACACAGTCATGATCTTCATGAGAGGATTCACCATCATGCACCCTAGTCCCTAATGcagttattttttctgtttcctgggcCTCTCGAGCTTAGTTAGACTTGTTttcatttcagagaaaataaagtggCTCTGCTGAGCTCTACCCCACGAGGGCGCAGCCACTGCACTATCGGTGTGTGTTGACCCAGTGGTACCTGTCCACCCGGTGCCCGGCAGCAGGCCTGTGACCCTTAGGGATATTATGCAATGCATGATAAGCATTTCCTAGGAGGCCCATTCGGCCATCCCCCatattcttttttggggggatatGGAACCAAGATTGAAAGGGCTGTTTCAAGTTTTCAAcctggggagaaaaaagaagaaaaaaggagcatGATGATTTTCTGTAAACTGATAAGCCGCTTCTAAGGATTAAATATAAACCCATAACTCACAGGTTCAACCTTTCAAAAGCATAGGAAATACAAATGAATAGAAATCAAAATAGATCATTATCTTTGGAAAATTAAGTTGCATTGGAGGGTATGAAGTAAGTCATTTCAtatcttttaacaaaattctTTAGTCCaaccaagaattttaaaaacaaaaaatttaaaactttattcaaaTTAGTATATATTCCTGTGTTCTCTCCTACCTGATTCCCACCTCGCTCAACCCCAAACTATCTAATCACAATCTCTGGGGTTGAGGTCTAGAAACACCCATCTTAAACATCTCAGATGACCAGTATAAATGTTTTGCAGACCACACTTTAAAAGGACATTGTTCTAAAAGAATGTAGCTGACTACAGATCTGATCCTTAGATTAAGAAGATCTCTCTaagcataaaaatagaaataagggcAAACATTTTACTACATAATTTTAAACTTTACATATAGAACTAAATATAAACTACATATATAGTTTAGAAAACTAAACAAGCTAATGGAAAAAAGTTTGCCAGTAATATGACAAGGGGTTAAAATATTTCTAACCTTTGAAAAGCCTTTAATAACACATTAGGACCTCAAATGATAAAtgggtgaaggagaaaaaactcaTAAGACGGTAAGCACCTACAACATTTAGGTACATggagtttttgttttaatgtttaatttaataaaaatgatatttttcaatGAGAATATCCAATTTTAGGGAAAATGATAAACACTTTCACATAGAGCTGGTAAGACTACAAACAAAGACATCTTTCTAGAAGGTACTTTGTCCTGCGTTAAGAACTCATAAAATATCCATAAACAATGACCCAGTAATTACATGTCTGAGAATCAAATCTCTAGAAATAACTTAGAATTCTGACATCTCTGTAAAAATTAGCTTTTTAAATATCACAACTATGTGAAAACAACCTAGATGTCTTCCAATAATACATTAGCTAAATAAATTATAAGGGAAgtaaatgatttaaaatgtaaaatatttaaattgctttAACGTGTCAATACATAAgtgattaagaaaacaaatttacataCATACAAAGGGTCAGAGATTCTCCCTAAATCAGTGAGCATTCAGCCAAGTAGagggtataaagagagagaaggaagaaaaaaagagaaaaagttttgccagaatattattgattttaatctttataatctttccatattttccaattatttgtttctttgcttgtttaCAGTAAGCATACTCTTTTTAGAATTagagtagaaaaaaaatgtacagagaagaaatggagaacaCTTTACCTGATAAATACTCTTTGGATTGCTGACTTTAGGAATTATCTGAGGTTCTTTGTTACAACTTTCTTCATCAGAGGAAGTGCCAGAGGAGTAGTCTAACGTGGCTCTATTAACAGCATCACTGATTTGTTGGGATAATTCCCATTCCTCCCATCTGTCTTTGAAAGAAGCAATTGTAAATGGATGATTTTTCTCACCATACCTaagtaggaaaggaaaataaagcattcATTAGGGATTCAAATTCTCACAGGTTTTATCTCTAATCTTTCCTAGAAACAACTCAGTAATTTACAagaagagttatttttaaaaaaagaaaacaaattctgaaAGCTTGGCCAAGAtagtggagtaggaagaccctgagcctacctcctctcatgggcacaccaaGATTACAACTATTTAGAAAGCAACTATTGATGAGAGACTGGAATCAAGCAGAAAAGAGTTCTACAACTAAAGTTAtagagaaggaaccacaatgagaccaGTAAGAGGGGTAGAGTCACGGTATAGGTCAGACCCATACCCTTGGGCGAGCAACACACAAGTGGGGGGCTAATTACAGTTGTAGAGTTTCTCCCGAAAAAGCAatgggtctgagccccacatggagcttcccagaccagggatcctgTACCAGGAAGATGAGCACCCAGAATgcttggctttgaaggccagtggggcttactttGGGAAAGTCAGAgagctgtgggaaatagagatgcCACTCGTAAAAGGCCCACACAAAAtctccaggacccagggcagaagcagtaatttgaaaggagcctgggtcagacccagcAGCTGATCTTGGAGACCTTCCAGAAGAGGCAGGGGGCAACTTGAGCTcatcctggggacacagacactggcagcaACCATTTGGGGGAACTTGTTCTACCACTTGGACATTCGTGCTGGCAAGCGCCATTTtgaaatcctccctctagcttattagcaccAGGACCCAGACCCACCCATCAGCCCATCAGCACCAGTGCTgagatgcctcaggccaagcaactagccAGATGGGAAAACAGCCCCACCTACTAGCAGGCACACAGCCTTAAGACCgcctgagcccacagctgccccaggatgcagcactgtccaacagagggcccagggcctggccccaCACACCAGTGCACCAGGACTAGCCCCAGGACCCACAGGGCCCTTCAAGCAGAGACCCTAGGCCCCAGCTCTGCCTACCAGTGGGAAGGAATTGGCCCTAGGACGTCCTGGACCCTGCCCCCAACCACTATCAATGAGCCAGCACCAGCCTAGGGAGGAACCTCACCCACCAGTGGACACCCTCAAGGCCCCTGGGCCCTGGCTTCccagcccacccaccagcagccTAACATCAGTTCCAAGATCACCTGGGCCCAGGCCCCACCTACCAACAGGCCAACACTAGCTCTGAGACACCTTGGGTCCCTCAGCCAGCCATTCGGGGatccagccccacctaccagcaAGCCAAAACAAGCTTTGGGACACCTCAGACCCTGTAGTCAGCTATGTCAGGGagctgccccaccccccagcaggCCTATACCAGCTAACTCTAGGACCCACAGGCCCTGCAGCCAGAAATCTCAGGACTCAGCTCTAGTGAGCCAATGAGCCAACACTAGCCCCAGCACCCTCTCAACTACAGCCCAACCCACTGGCAGGCCAACACCAGCTCCAGGACACCGTGAACCCCCTCAGCCAGCCACCTTGGGATCTAGCCCCATTCACCAATGGGTCAGCACCAACTCTGAGACACTCCAGAATGCACAACCAGTTGTATCAGGAACtgaccccacccaccagcaggctgacactAGAACTGGCAACCTCAGCCCCACAACCACCAAGGCcagaacccagctctgcccatcagtgagccagcactagccccggGACCCCTTACCCATGGATCTGCAGCCAGTTGCCTCATAACCTAACCCCACAAGCAGCAGCTAGCAGCCTCCatacaaggcagggcctggcaaccaaccagatcGGGGACCAGCCCCACCTACTAGACCACCCCCAGTAGTCAGTCCACCACAACATAAGGACCcacacagcccacataggggaCACCCCtaaagcatatagctctggtgaccggaagagagtgcactgctgggatgcacaggatgtctcctacaaaaggctACTTCTCCAAAGCCAGGAAGTGTTATCAACCAACCagatacatacaaataaaaacaaattaggcaaaatgaggaaacagaggaacatgttccaaatgaaggaacaggataaaaccccagaagaagaattaAGTGGAGAAAGGtaatctacccaataaagagttgaaggtaatgatcataaagatgaacaaagaacttgggagaagaacgTAGGGAAATAGtgagaagttaaacaaagagttagaagatacagagaagaacaaagcagaaCTGGAGAATTTCACTGAAgtgaaaatacactagaaggaatcaacagtagattagatgatacagaggaacagatcagtgagctggaagatggaGTAAcagaaatcactgaagctgaaacagaaaaaaagaataaaaagaaattagaatattttaaggTATCTCTGGAACACCACCAAGCATGctaacattcgcattatagagatcctagaaggagaagagaaaaagggtcagagaatatacttgaagacataataactgaaaacttccctacctGGCAGAGGAAATagatatccaggtccaggaaacacagagatcctcaaacaggatcaacccaaggaggaccacaccaagatacattgtaattaaaatggcaaaaattaaagataaagagaggatattaaaagcaagggaaaagcaacaggtTGCATATAAGGGGGCTCCTATaaagctatcagctgacttttcagcagaaactctgcaggtcagaaggatGTGTTGcagtatatttaaagtgatgaaatgaaaAACCTATGGCCAAGAATATTCTACTTGGCAAGGCTTACCCTCAGATTTGAaagagagatcaaaagttttaccaataagcaaaagctaagagtccAGCatcaccaaagcagctttacaagaaatgttcaaAGGGGCTTtgctaagcaaaaaagaaaaaccacaactagaaagatgaaaattatgaaaggaaaaagctcactggtaaaggcaaaataTACAATAAAGGCAGTAAGATCAACCACATACAAAGCtaataggaaggttaaaagacaaaagtagtaaaattgcCTAGATctgcaataagtagttaagggatacacaaaacaattagatggAAAATATGATGTAAAAAACCAGTAATCATGAAGGAGGAGGAGTAAAAattcagggttgttaaaatgcatttgaaattaagagatcagcaagtTAAATAATGACATATATAGAtggctatatataaacctcatggtaaccaaaaattaaaatccataatagatacacaaaaaacagaaagaaatttgaacataacactaaagatagtcatcaaatagcaagggaagagagaaaagaagaaaggaacaaaataactacaaaaacaacacaaaaacaattaATAAACTGGCTGTAAGTACATACCAATCAATAATTACGTTAAATGTAACTGGAATAAATGTTCTAATCAAAAGACTTAGAGTGACTgaagatacaaaaacaatactcatatatatgctgtctacaagaaactcacttcatatctaaagacacacatacactgaaagtgagaggacagGAAAAGGTATACCatgtaaatagaaatgaaaagaaagccagggtagcaatacttacaccagacaaaatagactctaaacaaagtagactttaaaacaaaagctgtaacaagagacaaagaaggacattacataatgatcaagggatcaatccaagaagaaggtataacaattgtaaatatatatgcacccaacataggagcacctaaatatgtaAAGTTAATATTAACAGAGATAAAGGGACaacttgacagtaacacaataatagtagcggactttaactccccacttatatcaatggacagatcatccagacagaaaatcaagaaggaaacactagccttaaatgacacagtagaccaaatggacctaacagatatctacagggcattccatccaaaagcagcagaatacacattcttttcaagtgtacatggaacattctccaggacaaatcacatgctaggccacaaatcAATGCTCAGtacatttaagaagactgaaatcatattgagcatcttttctgaccacaatgctacaaAACTAGAAATCACTAtaagaaaactgcaaaaaaaaccccaccccaCAAACATGTAAAGGCTAAACAATATaaactaaacaaccaatggatcattgaagaaatcaaagaggaaatcaaaaaatacctggagacaaatgaaaacaaaaacacagtgatccaaaaatctatgggacgcagcaaaagtagtactaagagggaagtttatagtgatacaagcctaccttgGGAAACAAaagtctcaaacaacctaacct is part of the Kogia breviceps isolate mKogBre1 chromosome 7, mKogBre1 haplotype 1, whole genome shotgun sequence genome and harbors:
- the BTG4 gene encoding protein BTG4, which translates into the protein MRDEIATTVFFVTRLAKKHDKLSKQQIEDFAEKLMMILFETYRSHWHSDHPSKGQAFRCIRINNNQNKDPILERACAESNVDFSHLGLPKEMTIWVDPFEVCCRYGEKNHPFTIASFKDRWEEWELSQQISDAVNRATLDYSSGTSSDEESCNKEPQIIPKVSNPKSIYQVENLKQPFQSWFHIPPKKNMGDGRMGLLGNAYHALHNIPKGHRPAAGHRVDRYHWVNTHR